Proteins encoded in a region of the uncultured Paludibaculum sp. genome:
- a CDS encoding tetratricopeptide repeat protein, with product MTRFFITKALLALALSLSLLPAQTANPKTPQPKGQKEQEAIMAMFQAQDPDARIAAANNLITKFSETEFKATALYITAFSYQQKNDAENTVVFAEKCLEADPKFFGAQIMIASGLASRTKEFDLDKEEKLGRAEKMAKAALELIPTAPKPNPQIPDDQWDAAKKDFLAQAHEALGLSAMVRKKYDVCSDEFKFSIDNASTPDPAVMLRLASCQIKVNKLDDALAMVDKALADPNAHPQVKAAATQLKMDINKAKSAAK from the coding sequence ATGACCCGTTTCTTCATCACTAAGGCCCTCCTGGCTCTCGCTCTTTCCCTGAGTCTTTTGCCGGCCCAAACTGCCAACCCCAAGACGCCTCAGCCGAAAGGCCAGAAAGAGCAGGAGGCGATCATGGCCATGTTCCAGGCCCAGGATCCCGATGCTCGCATCGCGGCGGCCAACAATCTCATCACCAAGTTCTCCGAGACCGAGTTCAAGGCCACGGCCCTGTACATCACTGCCTTTTCCTATCAGCAGAAGAACGACGCGGAAAACACCGTCGTTTTCGCCGAGAAGTGTCTCGAAGCCGATCCTAAGTTCTTTGGCGCTCAGATCATGATCGCCAGCGGCTTGGCCTCGCGTACCAAGGAATTCGACCTCGACAAGGAAGAGAAGCTCGGCCGCGCCGAGAAAATGGCGAAAGCGGCCCTGGAACTCATTCCCACTGCCCCCAAGCCGAATCCTCAGATTCCGGACGACCAGTGGGATGCCGCCAAGAAGGACTTCCTCGCCCAGGCTCACGAGGCGCTCGGGCTGTCCGCCATGGTCCGCAAGAAGTATGATGTCTGCTCCGACGAGTTCAAGTTCTCCATCGATAACGCCTCCACGCCGGATCCGGCTGTCATGCTCCGCCTCGCCAGTTGTCAGATTAAGGTCAACAAGCTCGACGACGCCCTCGCGATGGTCGACAAGGCGCTGGCCGACCCCAACGCCCATCCTCAGGTGAAGGCTGCGGCCACCCAGCTCAAGATGGATATCAACAAGGCCAAGTCGGCGGCGAAGTAA
- a CDS encoding flagellar motor protein, producing the protein MSATPKRKLDLGTLSGVGLSLMGILGGYALEHGRAGDLWGTSAALIVLGGSLGATLVANPLELVKRAVRRASDLLFEYEDDSQDTMEDMVSFSLRARKNGIVSLEQEALEIEDAFLRKSMMLAVDGMDLHEIRASMELEMDVAERRLDEEAKVFEIAGGFAPTIGIIGAVLGLIIVMGELSDMNKVGKGIAAAFVATIYGVGSANLLFLPAALKIKLRGAAERDKREMMLEGVCGIVEGMNPKMLRGKLEAYTSLAPGRETKRQAGLQRSAA; encoded by the coding sequence GTGTCAGCGACACCCAAGAGAAAGCTGGATCTGGGCACGCTGAGCGGCGTGGGACTGTCGCTAATGGGGATTCTGGGCGGCTATGCGCTGGAGCATGGACGCGCGGGGGATCTCTGGGGGACCTCGGCGGCGTTGATCGTGTTGGGCGGCAGTCTGGGCGCGACGCTGGTGGCGAATCCGCTGGAGCTGGTGAAGCGCGCGGTGCGGCGTGCTTCGGATCTCCTGTTCGAGTATGAGGACGACAGCCAGGACACCATGGAGGACATGGTGAGCTTTTCATTGCGCGCCCGCAAGAACGGAATCGTCTCGCTGGAGCAGGAGGCATTGGAGATTGAGGATGCGTTTCTGAGGAAAAGCATGATGCTGGCCGTGGACGGGATGGATTTGCACGAGATCAGGGCCTCGATGGAACTGGAGATGGATGTGGCCGAACGGCGGCTGGATGAAGAGGCGAAGGTGTTTGAGATCGCCGGTGGGTTTGCGCCAACCATCGGTATCATCGGCGCCGTGTTGGGCCTGATCATCGTGATGGGCGAGCTGTCGGACATGAACAAGGTCGGTAAGGGGATTGCGGCGGCATTCGTCGCGACCATCTACGGCGTGGGCTCGGCGAACCTGCTGTTCCTGCCCGCGGCGCTCAAGATCAAGCTGCGCGGGGCGGCGGAGCGCGACAAGCGGGAGATGATGCTGGAAGGGGTATGCGGGATTGTCGAGGGCATGAATCCGAAGATGTTGAGAGGGAAGTTGGAGGCCTACACGAGCCTGGCGCCCGGGCGAGAGACAAAGCGGCAAGCGGGTCTGCAGAGATCGGCGGCCTGA
- a CDS encoding MerR family transcriptional regulator — protein MATAATRPQPVEIPNKLYFRIGDVSRITGIKSYVLRYWETEFNQLSPKKSGTNQRLYRRKDVEMVLEIKHLLYEKRFTIEGARTFLHQRKSSPRSSASTPATPPPPPTQSSLFGPDPVQMAARASEKMSGVKAELKAILELLR, from the coding sequence ATGGCCACCGCAGCAACCCGGCCCCAGCCGGTAGAGATTCCGAACAAACTGTACTTCCGGATCGGCGATGTCAGCCGGATCACGGGGATCAAGTCGTACGTGCTGCGCTACTGGGAAACCGAGTTCAATCAGCTTTCGCCCAAGAAGTCGGGCACGAACCAGCGCCTCTACCGCCGCAAGGACGTCGAGATGGTGCTGGAGATCAAGCACTTGCTGTACGAGAAGCGCTTCACGATCGAAGGGGCGCGCACGTTTCTGCACCAGCGCAAGTCATCGCCCCGTTCGTCGGCGAGCACCCCGGCCACTCCTCCCCCGCCTCCCACACAGAGCAGCCTGTTTGGACCGGATCCGGTCCAGATGGCGGCGCGGGCGTCGGAAAAGATGTCGGGCGTGAAGGCCGAGCTGAAGGCGATTCTGGAACTACTTCGGTAG
- a CDS encoding FAD-dependent oxidoreductase codes for MKTLKTTFVVLASCCALLPAQRLDSYDVVVIGATPAGIAAAIQAGRAKLTVALVEEMPVPGGLLTSGVSRADDAMVQSVSGVFEDFRQRIAYYHRTELANDPVVKAQLAAPRIRHSVPMGQAWEPKVGVMVYRQMLAEHPSIQTYYREVPVAAQVEGNRVAAVVTKDAQGTEHTYRGRAVIDATYEGDVAAFAGVPYDLGREARSAEEPHAGEIYTDAFCEGVYQLPGTILPGGSGQGDRKIMAYNYRFLVKDYGKADGPHRIKTPPPGYDPTRYKWSPLKAYLPNGKVDVLGINWGNDWSGPQWAYPEASWPERAEIAKKYRDYALGFLYYIQTEGKQPNFGLADDEFTDNGNFPYKLYVREARRIHGLYKLTESDIHKDLRGNGLRGPLHPDSIAIGLYEMDSHNVQNPTNRDSRCSGEGAINLVDVTGPYQIPYGVLVPVNREGLLVPVAISSSHVAMTSVRMEPVWSALGEAAGAAAVLALKKGISFREVPVPDLQKRLLASGAKLFFYQDVDASTAHFAAIQKLSLMGAVDGDENYRFHPERPITVGELSRLLVKGLGLPLSITGAHFRDAPRGHEAFKYIETLYDASTSSGQPFLPFEVRQYLTYASYKDSLAFVYPDAPVTPEVFRKMTEGALRQAGKPFNKQKFELESKTTVRRDEACEWIASLN; via the coding sequence ATGAAAACCCTAAAAACAACATTTGTCGTTTTGGCGTCCTGCTGCGCCCTGCTGCCCGCCCAGCGACTCGATTCGTACGATGTGGTGGTGATTGGCGCGACGCCCGCCGGCATCGCCGCAGCCATCCAGGCCGGCCGGGCCAAGCTCACGGTCGCCCTGGTGGAGGAGATGCCCGTTCCCGGCGGCTTGCTCACCAGCGGTGTGTCCCGGGCCGACGATGCCATGGTCCAGTCGGTCAGCGGTGTGTTCGAGGATTTCCGCCAGCGGATTGCGTACTATCACCGGACCGAGTTGGCCAACGACCCGGTGGTGAAAGCCCAACTGGCAGCGCCGCGCATCCGCCACAGTGTCCCCATGGGACAGGCCTGGGAGCCCAAGGTCGGCGTGATGGTCTACCGCCAGATGCTGGCCGAGCACCCGAGTATCCAGACCTACTACCGGGAGGTGCCGGTGGCCGCCCAGGTGGAAGGCAACCGGGTGGCGGCCGTGGTGACGAAGGACGCCCAGGGCACGGAGCATACTTACCGCGGCCGTGCCGTGATCGACGCGACGTACGAAGGCGATGTCGCGGCGTTCGCGGGTGTGCCGTATGACTTGGGTCGGGAGGCGCGCTCGGCCGAGGAGCCCCACGCGGGTGAAATCTATACCGATGCGTTCTGCGAGGGTGTGTACCAGTTGCCGGGCACCATCCTGCCCGGCGGCAGCGGCCAAGGCGACAGGAAGATCATGGCCTACAACTACCGTTTCCTGGTGAAGGACTACGGCAAGGCGGACGGCCCGCACAGGATCAAAACTCCCCCGCCCGGGTATGATCCGACCCGCTATAAGTGGTCGCCCCTCAAGGCTTACCTGCCCAACGGGAAAGTGGACGTGTTGGGCATCAATTGGGGCAACGACTGGTCGGGTCCGCAGTGGGCCTACCCCGAAGCGAGTTGGCCCGAGCGAGCGGAGATCGCGAAGAAGTATCGCGACTACGCCCTAGGGTTTCTCTACTACATCCAGACCGAGGGCAAGCAGCCCAACTTCGGGCTGGCCGACGACGAGTTCACCGACAACGGCAACTTCCCCTACAAACTGTATGTGCGCGAGGCGCGGCGCATCCACGGACTCTACAAGCTGACCGAGAGCGACATCCATAAGGACTTACGGGGCAATGGGTTGCGCGGTCCTCTGCATCCTGACAGTATCGCCATCGGGCTGTACGAGATGGACTCGCACAACGTGCAGAATCCGACGAATCGGGACTCCAGGTGCTCGGGCGAAGGGGCCATCAATCTGGTGGATGTCACGGGTCCGTACCAGATCCCGTATGGGGTGCTGGTGCCGGTGAACCGCGAGGGTCTGCTGGTGCCGGTCGCCATCTCGTCGTCGCACGTGGCGATGACGTCGGTACGCATGGAGCCGGTCTGGTCGGCCTTGGGCGAAGCGGCGGGGGCCGCGGCCGTGCTCGCCCTGAAAAAGGGCATCTCGTTTCGCGAGGTGCCTGTGCCCGATCTGCAGAAGCGGCTGCTGGCCTCTGGCGCCAAGTTGTTCTTTTACCAGGACGTAGACGCGTCCACGGCGCACTTTGCCGCGATCCAGAAGCTGAGCCTGATGGGTGCGGTGGACGGCGACGAAAACTATCGTTTCCATCCGGAACGGCCCATCACGGTGGGCGAGCTGTCGAGGCTGCTAGTGAAGGGATTGGGGCTGCCATTGAGTATCACAGGCGCGCACTTCCGCGACGCTCCGCGTGGTCACGAGGCGTTCAAGTACATAGAAACGCTGTACGATGCCAGCACTTCGTCGGGCCAGCCGTTCCTGCCCTTCGAGGTCCGGCAATACCTGACCTATGCGTCGTATAAGGACTCGCTGGCGTTCGTCTACCCCGATGCTCCGGTGACTCCGGAGGTGTTCCGGAAGATGACCGAGGGGGCGCTGCGGCAGGCCGGTAAACCATTCAATAAACAGAAGTTCGAGTTGGAATCGAAGACCACGGTACGGCGCGACGAGGCCTGTGAATGGATCGCTTCGCTGAACTGA
- a CDS encoding flagellar FlbD family protein has translation MVRLTRINQARFYLNSDLIEFIDTTPDTLITTVNGTKILVAEDPEEVVRRVVEFRRSIQPVAQGPAQGSGRL, from the coding sequence ATGGTCCGCTTGACGCGAATCAACCAGGCACGGTTCTATCTGAACTCAGACTTGATTGAGTTCATAGACACGACCCCGGACACGCTCATCACAACGGTGAACGGCACGAAGATCCTGGTGGCGGAGGATCCCGAGGAGGTGGTGCGAAGAGTGGTGGAATTTCGGCGCAGTATTCAACCCGTGGCGCAGGGGCCGGCGCAAGGGTCGGGCCGGCTATGA
- a CDS encoding tetratricopeptide repeat protein, with amino-acid sequence MRRALTFTALALVAFLSPYPAFAQNSRPSPREQGQLDAHPALFAVLTAVNAAGYDDNLDSPTNSPLRAAVRKWVDARHPPSLARLKQFYEDHRQADPSANLSQYISFALTSQGPPDFKPLLSDSQMPPDALALEGFSALLVEFYREADLESAWKQAQPLFEQAIARYHEPVTQAVLESNAYLRNPTSGTRGHVFQVFVDLLGAPNQVHTRVYGDYYFVVVTPSVETRTRDIRHAYLDYLVDPLAIRNSKSFDKKKGLGDLAQASPILADDYKNDFVRLASMCIVRAVEARLDGPSGSAYVDQSMKEGFILTAYFYEALPSYEKQDLSFGLYMPELIDHMDVAKEDKRIAQVEFVTKRATRVAKSAPKAPPPPLTGPAADLAAAIEFYAAHNFSAARNAYRKVIEQSADKPLQAKAFFGLGRIAALEKHPELAVQMLERTLELEPEPFERAWAYVYLARLVLAAEEPETEAALKYYQAALAVQGASEGATKAARQELAAVTAAIKQSKP; translated from the coding sequence ATGAGGCGCGCACTCACTTTCACGGCGCTCGCGTTGGTGGCCTTCCTGTCGCCGTACCCAGCCTTTGCTCAGAACTCTCGCCCCTCTCCGCGCGAGCAGGGGCAGCTGGATGCGCACCCGGCTCTCTTCGCCGTACTCACTGCTGTCAACGCGGCTGGCTACGACGACAACTTGGATTCCCCTACCAATAGCCCTCTCCGTGCCGCCGTTCGAAAGTGGGTGGACGCTCGGCACCCGCCTTCCCTCGCCCGGTTGAAGCAGTTCTACGAAGATCACCGTCAGGCCGATCCCAGCGCCAACCTCAGCCAGTACATCAGTTTCGCCCTTACTTCCCAGGGCCCTCCGGACTTCAAACCGCTCTTGTCCGACAGTCAGATGCCGCCCGATGCCCTCGCGTTGGAGGGGTTCTCCGCCCTGCTCGTCGAGTTCTACCGTGAAGCCGACCTCGAATCCGCCTGGAAGCAGGCTCAGCCGCTCTTCGAACAGGCCATCGCTCGCTATCACGAACCCGTGACCCAGGCCGTCCTCGAATCGAACGCCTACCTGCGCAACCCCACCAGTGGCACCCGCGGTCACGTTTTTCAGGTGTTTGTCGATCTCCTCGGAGCCCCGAACCAGGTACATACCCGGGTCTACGGAGACTACTATTTCGTAGTGGTCACACCGTCGGTGGAAACCAGGACCCGCGACATCCGGCACGCCTATCTCGACTACCTCGTCGATCCGCTCGCCATTCGCAACTCGAAGTCGTTCGACAAGAAGAAGGGACTAGGCGACCTCGCCCAGGCTTCGCCCATTCTTGCTGACGACTACAAGAATGATTTCGTTAGACTTGCTAGCATGTGTATCGTACGCGCAGTCGAAGCCCGTTTGGATGGGCCTTCCGGCAGCGCTTACGTGGACCAGTCAATGAAGGAAGGCTTCATTCTCACGGCCTATTTTTACGAAGCCCTACCTTCTTACGAGAAGCAGGATCTGTCCTTCGGCCTTTACATGCCGGAGTTGATCGATCATATGGACGTCGCCAAGGAAGACAAACGGATTGCGCAGGTGGAGTTTGTCACCAAACGTGCCACCCGCGTGGCGAAAAGTGCGCCGAAAGCGCCTCCTCCTCCGCTCACCGGTCCGGCTGCCGATCTGGCCGCGGCCATTGAGTTCTACGCCGCCCACAATTTCTCCGCTGCCCGCAATGCTTACCGCAAGGTGATTGAACAGTCCGCCGACAAGCCGCTGCAGGCAAAAGCCTTCTTCGGGCTGGGGCGGATTGCCGCCCTCGAGAAGCATCCCGAACTCGCTGTGCAAATGCTCGAGCGCACGCTCGAGTTGGAACCGGAACCGTTTGAGCGCGCATGGGCTTATGTCTATCTGGCCCGCCTGGTCCTTGCCGCTGAAGAGCCGGAGACCGAGGCCGCGCTCAAGTACTATCAGGCCGCTCTCGCCGTTCAGGGGGCCAGCGAGGGCGCCACCAAAGCGGCCCGGCAGGAATTGGCTGCCGTGACCGCCGCCATCAAGCAATCAAAACCCTGA
- the rnc gene encoding ribonuclease III → MRAPLEELERRLGHTFADRELLLRALTHKSLLADVPLDAYDSESIVRDNEQLEFLGDAVLGFLASEFVLLLCPSYPEGKLSKLKAHLVSAAHLLSTAQAIGLGEYLLLGRGEEMSGGRGKKALLANAVEALIAALYLDAGPVAGLDVCRRFLEKYVWSGIRVEQLGEAEVPVDAKSALQELAQSLKLPVPRYVIVQESGPEHAKTFMVEARVGKEFTAQSEGTSKKAAGQKAAELLLQQLQSLYSA, encoded by the coding sequence ATGCGCGCACCCCTGGAGGAGCTGGAACGCCGGCTCGGTCATACTTTTGCCGATCGTGAACTGCTCCTCCGTGCGCTCACCCACAAGTCCCTCCTGGCCGATGTCCCCCTGGATGCCTACGACTCGGAGAGCATTGTCCGCGACAATGAGCAACTCGAGTTCCTCGGCGATGCTGTGCTCGGTTTCCTGGCCAGCGAATTCGTACTCCTTCTCTGTCCTTCCTACCCCGAGGGGAAACTCTCCAAGCTGAAAGCCCATCTGGTCAGCGCCGCCCACCTGCTCAGCACCGCCCAAGCCATTGGTCTGGGCGAATACCTGCTGCTGGGGCGCGGTGAGGAGATGAGTGGTGGACGCGGCAAGAAAGCCCTGCTGGCCAATGCCGTGGAGGCCCTCATCGCGGCGCTCTACCTCGATGCCGGCCCGGTGGCGGGCCTCGACGTCTGCCGCCGCTTCCTCGAGAAATACGTCTGGAGCGGCATCCGCGTCGAGCAACTCGGCGAAGCCGAAGTGCCTGTGGACGCCAAAAGCGCCCTCCAGGAACTCGCCCAGTCTCTGAAACTGCCCGTGCCGCGTTACGTGATTGTGCAGGAATCGGGTCCGGAGCACGCCAAGACCTTCATGGTCGAAGCGCGTGTCGGCAAGGAGTTCACCGCCCAGTCGGAAGGCACTTCCAAGAAGGCGGCTGGCCAGAAAGCCGCTGAACTCCTCCTGCAGCAGTTGCAGTCGCTTTACTCGGCCTGA
- a CDS encoding flagellar motor protein MotB — translation MARKPKPPEHPNHERWLVSYADFMTLLFAFFVMMYANSQTNKEQATRISQAFREALQEGTFGHALSRLLKNEPGQTAPANAQPVVVLPSMASKQRPVELLPSLHQLNETLKKEIASGRLEVRMERRGLVISLKEATFFPSGGDMLDPKTLPMLEVIANEIRKYPNPIRLEGHTDSIPISTSRFRSNWDLSAARGIAMLELFAERFGLDRSRMAISGFADTAPVASNETDEGRRRNRRVDIVVLNELAAAEEPVQGGAGAKKGNAQ, via the coding sequence ATGGCACGAAAACCGAAGCCGCCCGAACATCCCAATCACGAACGGTGGCTGGTGTCCTATGCGGACTTCATGACACTGTTGTTTGCCTTCTTTGTGATGATGTACGCCAATTCCCAGACGAACAAGGAGCAGGCGACGCGCATCTCGCAGGCCTTTCGGGAGGCTCTGCAGGAAGGCACGTTTGGCCATGCGTTGTCGCGACTGCTGAAGAACGAACCCGGGCAGACCGCACCCGCAAATGCACAGCCCGTGGTGGTTTTGCCTTCGATGGCCAGCAAACAGAGGCCGGTGGAACTGCTGCCGTCATTGCATCAGCTGAATGAGACCTTGAAGAAAGAGATCGCATCCGGGCGGTTGGAAGTAAGGATGGAACGGCGGGGCCTGGTAATCAGCCTGAAGGAGGCGACGTTCTTCCCCTCCGGAGGAGACATGCTGGACCCCAAAACCCTGCCCATGCTGGAGGTGATCGCCAACGAGATCAGGAAGTATCCGAACCCGATCCGGCTGGAGGGGCACACCGACTCGATCCCAATCAGTACATCGCGGTTTCGCAGCAATTGGGATCTTTCTGCGGCGCGGGGCATTGCCATGCTGGAGCTGTTTGCGGAGCGTTTCGGACTAGACCGCAGCCGGATGGCTATTTCGGGTTTCGCGGACACGGCTCCGGTGGCGAGCAATGAGACGGATGAAGGGCGGAGGAGGAATCGGAGGGTGGACATCGTTGTACTGAACGAACTGGCGGCGGCTGAAGAGCCGGTGCAGGGTGGGGCCGGGGCGAAGAAAGGGAATGCACAGTAA
- the rlmB gene encoding 23S rRNA (guanosine(2251)-2'-O)-methyltransferase RlmB produces MAFIAGIHPVREALRAGQSLDRVHIVKGAAGPRLQEIIELCRAAKLPVRFDTREALDRLVKGLPHQGVVAVPSTQVAHTLESVLNKPGLLVVLDGVEDPHNLGAIVRTAHAAGATAVVIPERRAVGLTETVAKAAAGALALLPVVKVNNINRALETLKQHGFWIYGVDERGKQNYSDTEFTNPAAIVLGGEGRGLHEQTRHHCDFLIRIPMAGQIASLNVSVAAGVVLFDWRRRNP; encoded by the coding sequence ATGGCCTTCATTGCCGGCATCCATCCTGTCCGCGAAGCCCTACGAGCCGGTCAGTCCCTCGACCGCGTCCACATCGTCAAAGGAGCCGCCGGGCCCCGCCTCCAGGAGATCATCGAACTCTGTCGCGCCGCCAAGCTGCCGGTCCGTTTCGACACCCGCGAAGCGCTCGACCGTCTCGTGAAAGGCCTGCCGCATCAGGGAGTTGTGGCCGTTCCGTCCACCCAGGTGGCCCACACTCTCGAATCCGTCCTCAACAAACCCGGCCTACTCGTGGTTCTGGATGGAGTGGAGGACCCCCACAATCTGGGCGCCATTGTCCGCACCGCCCACGCTGCCGGCGCGACGGCTGTAGTAATTCCGGAGCGCCGGGCCGTCGGCCTGACGGAAACCGTCGCCAAGGCCGCCGCCGGAGCCCTGGCCCTACTCCCGGTCGTCAAAGTAAACAATATCAACCGGGCCCTGGAGACCCTCAAACAGCACGGCTTCTGGATCTACGGAGTGGACGAGCGCGGAAAGCAGAACTACTCCGACACCGAATTCACCAACCCGGCAGCCATCGTCCTGGGCGGCGAAGGCCGCGGTCTGCACGAGCAGACCCGCCACCACTGCGACTTCCTCATCCGCATCCCCATGGCGGGCCAGATCGCGTCCCTCAATGTCTCAGTGGCCGCCGGCGTGGTGCTCTTCGACTGGCGCCGCCGGAACCCCTGA